From Grus americana isolate bGruAme1 chromosome 11, bGruAme1.mat, whole genome shotgun sequence, a single genomic window includes:
- the LOC129211349 gene encoding laminin subunit beta-2-like isoform X4, whose product MRNSSRAQPESSGAELADSAAHPGHWPPVRCPRPHRHSSFLRAQPGGGQRVPVVPPASALPARWTPQDTRQSLRLPMDLLALALLLAGVPAVGGWQEPDPSHSCAHGSCYPATGNLLVGRAPRLSATSTCGLDGPQEYCIVSHLQDSEKCFTCDSRDPSLPESHRIENVIYLSGPHGQRTWWQSENGMEHVSIRLDLEGEFHFTHLIMKFKTFRPAAMLVERSDDFGRSWKVYRYFAYNCSKLFPGVPVQPSGLVDEVLCDQRYSEIEPSSHGEVIFKVLDPSIPVADPYSPNIQDLLRVTNLRVNLTKLHTLGDNLLDTRQEVLHKYYYAVDELVLRGSCFCHGHAAHCAPAPGAPTSSVPGMIHGRCVCKHHTQGLNCERCEDFYHDLPWRPAEGSSTNACRRCDCNEHSWQCHFDMAVFLATGNTSGAVCDGCQHNTMGRHCHLCKPFYYRDPRSDIRAPTACAPCDCDPAGSLEGGACDGHTDVALGMIAGQCRCKENVAGPRCDRCRHGAYGLSHGDPQGCQPCRCDPRGTVAGSSPCDPISGDCYCKRFVAGRSCSQCVPEFWGLSYDVGGCRPCACDFGGAYSNRCSMEDGACPCRPHLMGRQCDQVQPGFFCAPLDYYTYEAEQATGHGHSHPQLPGAIRAEVPQDCLEYDTGEPGGRKGRLRHQRSPLHVPQPRTPLRRSRQQPPKPDVEEVVRDGTGHMVTWTGSGFARVRDGAGLTFRVDDVPYPMDYELLLRYEPESAEDWEAVVGVSSQVLPTSPRCGNLLPSEQMYRESLPHSQRYVLLSRPFCFEPSTPYEVTMRLQRAGVTQRHPSAFILIDSLVLLPRVSELPGFHGAEAAAAARREELERYRCLEAFRMVPPPPLAQACARLVCSVSALLHGGAIPCQCDPQGSRSSECQAQGGQCECKPHVLGRRCDRCAPGSYGFGPLGCSPCSCSLEGSLSQLCDAVSGQCRCQPGTVGRQCDQCQPGHWGFPTCRPCQCNGHAEECDPRTGSCLHCRDHTAGRHCERCQDGYYGDPVLGSGQQCRPCPCPGYPGTRHYHGSACHADEETNHIICLCAPGYTGCGCDPRGTLASHCTAGGCTCDRGTGACACRPNVLGKSCDRCAPHFWSLGGPGGCEPCGCHPTRALHPACDAVTGQCQCRPGFGGRVCSQCQEHHWGDPERECRACECEPLGAESLQCEQASGQCQCRPGFGGLRCDRCQRGHQDAFPRCSPCHPCFGRWDPALVSLQDGLRRLGAQARALREGGSMPPLSPRRLRVLEEALGRVERLLGEGGSPGGPLLDELPRWLDSTRMELDDFWKQLQELERHLDQLAQADVRHRDQLAGLSHELGGLNRTASHLQILLGTVTAAGFRESYRSILVSAKDSRQAEALANGTASELNAAQAMRRAAERALRQRGNAFRRGMAAARKSLREVQKRVMGLSVARINEKICGVPGDRSCEQAPCGGALCQDSVGTRRCGGMGCTGALPVSAQALSSARNASQQLEVALGQLGVVVQKTQEVQELARGARSRAEEVLGRSQAARSRAEKATAQLRDFIRRIKAFLAEEGADPGSIELVARQVLNISLPSSPSRIQELLREMRESIGQLEGVDMVLNSTVQGLATAQGLLVQGQNARERAEGVRDDLAGTQRTLEVAQAQATAAGSALRSARDAIQAAESRAKEAERRLQALEGKESRVQQRLQELAQRVTALQEQGRDARRIAQQAKDGAQRATAASGTLSQDLAQVTQRYVVLKGRVNGLDGASGGALQRVTRLTAEAQDLLDKASSSQRKLEELEQHFGANERVMAAKATRLQALEQQVWGLLEEIRERANAYATC is encoded by the exons ATGAG GAACAGCAGCCGAGCCCAGCCGGAGTCCAGCGGGGCCGAGCTGGCCGACTCTGCAGCCCACCCGGGCCACTGGCCACCCGTCCGGTGCCCCAGGCCCCACAGGCACAG CTCATTTCTGCGCgcccagcctgggggggggcagcgggtcCCTGTGGTGCCCCCAGCCTCGGCACTGCCAGCCCGCTGGACGCCGCAGGACACAAG gcAGAGCCTGCGACTGCCCATGGACCTCCTGGCGCTTGCTCTCCTCCTGG CGGGGGTGCCAGCGGtggggggctggcaggagcctgACCCAAGCCACAGCTGCGCCCATGGCAGCTGCTACCCGGCCACTGGGAACCTGCTGGTGGGGCGAGCCCCCCGCCTGAGTGCCACCTCCACCTGCGGGCTGGACGGGCCCCAGGAGTACTGCATCGTCAGCCACCTCCAG GACTCGGAGAAATGCTTCACCTGCGACTCGCGGGACCCGTCCCTGCCAGAGAGCCACCGCATCGAGAACGTCATCTACCTGAGTGGCCCCCATGGCCAGCGGACCTGGTGGCAGTCGGAGAACG GCATGGAGCACGTCAGCATCCGCCTGGATCTGGAGGGCGAGTTCCACTTCACCCACCTCATCATGAAGTTCAAG ACCTTCCGCCCAGCAGCCATGCTGGTGGAGCGCTCGGACGACTTTGGGCGCAGCTGGAAGGTCTACCGCTACTTCGCCTACAACTGCTCTAAGCTCTTCCCTGGCGTCCCCGTCCAGCCCTCGGGGCTGGTGGATGAGGTGCTGTGTGACCAGCGCTACTCCGAGATCGAGCCCTCCAGCCATGGGGAG gtCATCTTCAAGGTGCTGGACCCCTCCATCCCCGTGGCAGATCCCTACAGCCCAAACATCCAGG acctGCTGCGCGTCACCAACCTGCGGGTGAACCTCACCAAGCTGCACACGCTGGGGGACAACCTGCTGGACACgcggcaggaggtgctgcacaAGTACTACTATGCCGTGGATGAGCTGGTGCTGCGCGGGAGCTGCTTCTGCCATGGCCATGCCGCCCACTGTGCCCCAGCACCTGGTGCCCCGACGTCCTCCGTCCCTGGCATG ATCCATGGGCGCTGCGTCTGCAAGCACCACACGCAGGGGCTGAACTGTGAGCGCTGCGAGGACTTCTACCATGACCTGCCCTGGCGCCCGGCCGAGGGCTCCAGCACCAACGCCTGCCGCC GGTGCGACTGCAACGAGCACTCGTGGCAGTGCCACTTCGACATGGCCGTCTTCCTGGCCACGGGGAACACCAGCGGGGCCGTGTGTGACGGCTGCCAGCACAACACCATGGGCCGCCACTGCCACCTCTGCAAGCCCTTCTACTACCGAGACCCCCGCTCTGACATCCGCGCCCCCACTGCCTGTGCCC CGTGCGACTGTGACCCGGCGGGTTCGCTGGAAGGAGGCGCCTGCGACGGGCACACGGATGTGGCGCTGGGCATGATTGCAGGGCAGTGCCGCTGCAAGGAGAACGTGGCCGGTCCCCGCTGCGACCGCTGCCGGCATGGCGCTTATGGCCTCAGCCATGGCGACCCACAGGGCTGCCAGC CATGCAGGTGTGACCCACGGGGCACGGTGGCGGGCAGCTCCCCCTGCGACCCCATCAGCGGGGACTGCTACTGCAAGCGCTTTGTGGCCGGGCGGTCCTGCAGCCAGTGCGTG CCTGAGTTCTGGGGCCTGAGCTACGACGTGGGGGGCTGCCGGCCCTGTGCCTGCGACTTCGGGGGAGCCTACAGCAACCG GTGCTCCATGGAGGATGGGGCTTGTCCCTGCCGTCCCCACCTCATGGGGCGGCAGTGCGACCAGGTACAGCCCGGCTTCTTCTGCGCCCCCCTTGACTACTACACCTACGAGGCTGAGCAGGCCACTGGTCATGGCCACAGCCACCCCCAGCTCCCA GGTGCCATCCGGGCAGAGGTGCCCCAGGACTGCCTGGAGTACGACACTGGGGAGCCAGGAGGGCGCAAGGGACGCCTGCGGCACCAGCGCAGCCCCCTCCatgtcccccagccccgcacccccTTGCGCCGCAGCCGCCAGCAGCCCCCCAAG CCGGACGTGGAGGAGGTGGTGCGGGACGGCACCGGGCACATGGTGACGTGGACGGGCTCGGGGTTTGCCCGGGTGCGGGATGGTGCCGGCCTGACCTTCCGCGTGGACGACGTGCCCTACCCCATGGACTACGAGCTGCTGCTGCGCTACGAACCTGAG TCTGCCGAGGACTGGGAGGCCGTGGTCGGCGTCAGCTCCCAGGTGTTGCCCACCAGCCCTCGCTGCGGGAACCTGCTGCCCTCCGAGCAGATGTACCGTGAGAGCCTGCCCCACAGCCagag GTATGTGCTGCTGTCCCGGCCCTTCTGCTTTGAGCCCAGCACCCCCTACGAGGTGACCATGCGGCTTCAACGGGCCGGTGTCACCCAGCGCCACCCCAGCGCCTTCATTCTCATCGACTCG CTGGTGCTCCTGCCGCGGGTGTCGGAGCTGCCGGGATTCCATGGGGCGGAGGCAGCGGCAGCGGCGCGCCGGGAGGAGCTGGAGCGGTACCGGTGCCTGGAGGCTTTTCGCAtggtccccccaccccccctggCCCAGGCCTGCGCCCGCCTGGTCTGCAGCGTCTCAGCCCTGCTGCACGGCGGGGCGATCC CCTGCCAGTGCGACCCGCAGGGCTCCCGCAGCAGCGAGTGCCAGGCGCAGGGAGGGCAGTGCGAGTGCAAGCCCCACGTCCTCGGCCGGCGCTGCGACCGCTGCGCCCCAGGCAGCTACGGTTTCgggcccctgggctgcagcc cctgctcctgctccctggaGGGCTCGCTGTCACAGCTGTGCGACGCGGTGAGCGGGCAGTGCCGGTGCCAGCCCGGTACCGTGGGCCGGCAGTGTGACCAGTGCCAGCCTGGCCACTGGGGCTTCCCCACCTGCCGGCCCTGCCAGTGCAATGGGCACGCTGAGGAGTGCGACCCCCGgacgggcagctgcctgcactgccgCGACCACACTGCCGGTCGGCACTGTGAGAG GTGCCAGGACGGTTACTACGGGGATCCAGTTCTGGGCTCGGGGCAGCAGTGCcggccctgcccctgccccggctACCCCGGCACACGGCACTACCACGGGAGTGCCTGCCACGCTGACGAGGAGACCAACCACATCATCTGCCTCTGCGCACCCGGATACACCG GCTGCGGCTGCGACCCACGGGGAACCCTGGCCTCCCACTGCACCGCTGGCGGCTGCACCTGCGACCGTGGCACAGGCGCCTGCGCCTGCCGGCCCAACGTGCTGGGCAAGAGCTGCGACCGCTGCGCACCCCACTTCTGGAGCCTGGGGGGGCCAGGGGGCTGCGAGCCCTGCGGCTGCCACCCTACGCGTGCCCTGCACCCCGCCTGTGATGCG GTGACGGGGCAGTGCCAGTGCCGGCCTGGCTTCGGGGGCCGTGTCTGCTCCCAGTGCCAGGAGCATCACTGGGGAGACCCCGAGCGGGAATGCCGAG CCTGTGAGTGCGAGCCGCTGGGCGCTGAGAGCCTGCAGTGTGAGCAGGCCAGTGGGCAGTGCCAGTGCCGGCCGGGCTTCGGGGGGCTGCGCTGTGACCGCTGCCAGCGGGGCCACCAGGACGCCTTTCCCCGCTGCTCGCCTTGCCACCCCTGCTTCGGGCGCTGGGACCCGGCCCTGGTCAGCCTGCAGGACGGGCTGCGGCGCCTGGGGGCACAGGCACGGGCGCTGCGGGAGGGGGGCTCCATGCCCCCGCTCAGCCCCCGTCGCCTGCGGGTGCTGGAGGAGGCGCTGGGACGCGTGGAGCGGCTGCTGGGTGAggggggcagccccggcggCCCCCTCCTCGATGAGCTGCCCAGGTGGCTGGACAGCACCAG GATGGAGCTAGATGACTTCTGGAAGCAGCTCCAAGAGCTGGAGCGACATCTGGATCAGCTGGCGCAGGCAGATGTGCGGCACCGTGATCAGCTAGCCGGGCTGAGCCACGAGCTAGGGGGTCTCAACCGAACTGCCTCCCACCTCCAAATCCTCCTCGGCACTGTGACGGCGGCTGGATTCCGCG AGTCTTACCGCAGCATCCTGGTATCGGCGAAGGACTCGCGGCAGGCAGAGGCATTGGCCAACGGCACAGCCAGCGAGCTGAATGCAGCACAGGCGATGCGGCGGGCAGCCGAGCGGGCGCTGCGGCAGCGGGGCAATGCTTTCCGCCGTGGCATGGCTGCGGCACGGAAATCCTTGCGGGAGGTGCAGAAACGGGTGATGGGACTCAGCGTTGCCAGAATCAATGAGAAG ATTTGTGGGGTGCCTGGGGACCGGAGCTGCGAGCAAGCGCCTTGCGGAGGAGCTTTGTGCCAGGACAGCGTGGGGACACGGCGTTGCGGCGGCATGGGCTGCACAGGGGCACTGCCTGTCTCAGCTCAAGCCTTGAGCAGTGCCCGTAACGCCTcgcagcagctggaggtggcGTTGGGGCAGCTGGGTGTTGTGGTGCAGAAG aCACAGGAGGTGCAGGAGCTGGCGCGGGGGGCGCGGAGCCGGGCGGAGGAGGTGCTGGGGCGCTCGCAGGCTGCCCGCAGCCGTGCGGAGAAGGCGACGGCCCAGCTGCGGGACTTCATCCGCCGCATCAAGGCCTTCCTGGCAG AGGAGGGAGCTGACCCAGGCAGCATCGAGCTGGTGGCCCGGCAGGTGCTGAAcatctccctgcccagcagccccagccggatccaggagctgctgcgggAGATGCGGGAGAGCATCGGCCAGCTGGAGGGGGTGGACATGGTGCTCAACAGCACGGTGCAGGGGCTGGCCACGGCACAGGGGCTACTGGTGCAGGGACAGAACGCCAG GGAGCGAGCAGAGGGCGTGAGGGATGATCTGGCGGGGACACAGCGGACGCTGGAGGTGGCGCAGGCACAGGCGACAGCGGCGGGGAGTGCCCTGCGGAGCGCCAGGGATGCCATCCAGGCAGCCGAGAGCAGAGCCAAGGAG GCGGAGCGCAGGCTGCAGGCGCTGGAGGGGAAGGAGTCGCGGGTGCAGCAgcggctgcaggagctggcgCAGCGCGTCACTgccctgcaggagcagggccgggatgcCCGCCGCATAGCCCAGCAAGCCAAGGATGGAGCACAACGCGCCACTGCTGCCTCGGGAACACTCAGCCAG GACCTGGCGCAGGTGACACAGCGCTACGTGGTGCTGAAGGGCCGGGTGAATGGGCTGGATGGGGCGTCCGGCGGGGCCCTGCAGCGCGTGACACGGCTGACGGCGGAGGCCCAGGACCTCCTGGAcaaggccagcagcagccagaggaagCTGGAAG agctggagcagcacTTCGGGGCCAACGAGCGGGTGATGGCAGCGAAGGCAACGCGACTGCAGGCATTGGAGCAGCAGGTctgggggctgctggaggagatcCGGGAGAGGGCCAACGCTTACGCCACCTGCTAG
- the LOC129211349 gene encoding laminin subunit beta-2-like isoform X5: protein MDLLALALLLAGVPAVGGWQEPDPSHSCAHGSCYPATGNLLVGRAPRLSATSTCGLDGPQEYCIVSHLQDSEKCFTCDSRDPSLPESHRIENVIYLSGPHGQRTWWQSENGMEHVSIRLDLEGEFHFTHLIMKFKTFRPAAMLVERSDDFGRSWKVYRYFAYNCSKLFPGVPVQPSGLVDEVLCDQRYSEIEPSSHGEVIFKVLDPSIPVADPYSPNIQDLLRVTNLRVNLTKLHTLGDNLLDTRQEVLHKYYYAVDELVLRGSCFCHGHAAHCAPAPGAPTSSVPGMIHGRCVCKHHTQGLNCERCEDFYHDLPWRPAEGSSTNACRRCDCNEHSWQCHFDMAVFLATGNTSGAVCDGCQHNTMGRHCHLCKPFYYRDPRSDIRAPTACAPCDCDPAGSLEGGACDGHTDVALGMIAGQCRCKENVAGPRCDRCRHGAYGLSHGDPQGCQPCRCDPRGTVAGSSPCDPISGDCYCKRFVAGRSCSQCVPEFWGLSYDVGGCRPCACDFGGAYSNRCSMEDGACPCRPHLMGRQCDQVQPGFFCAPLDYYTYEAEQATGHGHSHPQLPGAIRAEVPQDCLEYDTGEPGGRKGRLRHQRSPLHVPQPRTPLRRSRQQPPKPDVEEVVRDGTGHMVTWTGSGFARVRDGAGLTFRVDDVPYPMDYELLLRYEPESAEDWEAVVGVSSQVLPTSPRCGNLLPSEQMYRESLPHSQRYVLLSRPFCFEPSTPYEVTMRLQRAGVTQRHPSAFILIDSLVLLPRVSELPGFHGAEAAAAARREELERYRCLEAFRMVPPPPLAQACARLVCSVSALLHGGAIPCQCDPQGSRSSECQAQGGQCECKPHVLGRRCDRCAPGSYGFGPLGCSPCSCSLEGSLSQLCDAVSGQCRCQPGTVGRQCDQCQPGHWGFPTCRPCQCNGHAEECDPRTGSCLHCRDHTAGRHCERCQDGYYGDPVLGSGQQCRPCPCPGYPGTRHYHGSACHADEETNHIICLCAPGYTGPRCDRCSPGYFGAPETEGGVCRPCQCNNNIDASDPGACDPHTGHCLRCLYHTTGPRCAHCQPGYYGNALQRSCRRCGCDPRGTLASHCTAGGCTCDRGTGACACRPNVLGKSCDRCAPHFWSLGGPGGCEPCGCHPTRALHPACDAVTGQCQCRPGFGGRVCSQCQEHHWGDPERECRACECEPLGAESLQCEQASGQCQCRPGFGGLRCDRCQRGHQDAFPRCSPCHPCFGRWDPALVSLQDGLRRLGAQARALREGGSMPPLSPRRLRVLEEALGRVERLLGEGGSPGGPLLDELPRWLDSTRMELDDFWKQLQELERHLDQLAQADVRHRDQLAGLSHELGGLNRTASHLQILLGTVTAAGFRESYRSILVSAKDSRQAEALANGTASELNAAQAMRRAAERALRQRGNAFRRGMAAARKSLREVQKRVMGLSVARINEKICGVPGDRSCEQAPCGGALCQDSVGTRRCGGMGCTGALPVSAQALSSARNASQQLEVALGQLGVVVQKTQEVQELARGARSRAEEVLGRSQAARSRAEKATAQLRDFIRRIKAFLAEEGADPGSIELVARQVLNISLPSSPSRIQELLREMRESIGQLEGVDMVLNSTVQGLATAQGLLVQGQNARERAEGVRDDLAGTQRTLEVAQAQATAAGSALRSARDAIQAAESRAKEAERRLQALEGKESRVQQRLQELAQRVTALQEQGRDARRIAQQAKDGAQRATAASGTLSQDLAQVTQRYVVLKGRVNGLDGASGGALQRVTRLTAEAQDLLDKASSSQRKLEELEQHFGANERVMAAKATRLQALEQQVWGLLEEIRERANAYATC, encoded by the exons ATGGACCTCCTGGCGCTTGCTCTCCTCCTGG CGGGGGTGCCAGCGGtggggggctggcaggagcctgACCCAAGCCACAGCTGCGCCCATGGCAGCTGCTACCCGGCCACTGGGAACCTGCTGGTGGGGCGAGCCCCCCGCCTGAGTGCCACCTCCACCTGCGGGCTGGACGGGCCCCAGGAGTACTGCATCGTCAGCCACCTCCAG GACTCGGAGAAATGCTTCACCTGCGACTCGCGGGACCCGTCCCTGCCAGAGAGCCACCGCATCGAGAACGTCATCTACCTGAGTGGCCCCCATGGCCAGCGGACCTGGTGGCAGTCGGAGAACG GCATGGAGCACGTCAGCATCCGCCTGGATCTGGAGGGCGAGTTCCACTTCACCCACCTCATCATGAAGTTCAAG ACCTTCCGCCCAGCAGCCATGCTGGTGGAGCGCTCGGACGACTTTGGGCGCAGCTGGAAGGTCTACCGCTACTTCGCCTACAACTGCTCTAAGCTCTTCCCTGGCGTCCCCGTCCAGCCCTCGGGGCTGGTGGATGAGGTGCTGTGTGACCAGCGCTACTCCGAGATCGAGCCCTCCAGCCATGGGGAG gtCATCTTCAAGGTGCTGGACCCCTCCATCCCCGTGGCAGATCCCTACAGCCCAAACATCCAGG acctGCTGCGCGTCACCAACCTGCGGGTGAACCTCACCAAGCTGCACACGCTGGGGGACAACCTGCTGGACACgcggcaggaggtgctgcacaAGTACTACTATGCCGTGGATGAGCTGGTGCTGCGCGGGAGCTGCTTCTGCCATGGCCATGCCGCCCACTGTGCCCCAGCACCTGGTGCCCCGACGTCCTCCGTCCCTGGCATG ATCCATGGGCGCTGCGTCTGCAAGCACCACACGCAGGGGCTGAACTGTGAGCGCTGCGAGGACTTCTACCATGACCTGCCCTGGCGCCCGGCCGAGGGCTCCAGCACCAACGCCTGCCGCC GGTGCGACTGCAACGAGCACTCGTGGCAGTGCCACTTCGACATGGCCGTCTTCCTGGCCACGGGGAACACCAGCGGGGCCGTGTGTGACGGCTGCCAGCACAACACCATGGGCCGCCACTGCCACCTCTGCAAGCCCTTCTACTACCGAGACCCCCGCTCTGACATCCGCGCCCCCACTGCCTGTGCCC CGTGCGACTGTGACCCGGCGGGTTCGCTGGAAGGAGGCGCCTGCGACGGGCACACGGATGTGGCGCTGGGCATGATTGCAGGGCAGTGCCGCTGCAAGGAGAACGTGGCCGGTCCCCGCTGCGACCGCTGCCGGCATGGCGCTTATGGCCTCAGCCATGGCGACCCACAGGGCTGCCAGC CATGCAGGTGTGACCCACGGGGCACGGTGGCGGGCAGCTCCCCCTGCGACCCCATCAGCGGGGACTGCTACTGCAAGCGCTTTGTGGCCGGGCGGTCCTGCAGCCAGTGCGTG CCTGAGTTCTGGGGCCTGAGCTACGACGTGGGGGGCTGCCGGCCCTGTGCCTGCGACTTCGGGGGAGCCTACAGCAACCG GTGCTCCATGGAGGATGGGGCTTGTCCCTGCCGTCCCCACCTCATGGGGCGGCAGTGCGACCAGGTACAGCCCGGCTTCTTCTGCGCCCCCCTTGACTACTACACCTACGAGGCTGAGCAGGCCACTGGTCATGGCCACAGCCACCCCCAGCTCCCA GGTGCCATCCGGGCAGAGGTGCCCCAGGACTGCCTGGAGTACGACACTGGGGAGCCAGGAGGGCGCAAGGGACGCCTGCGGCACCAGCGCAGCCCCCTCCatgtcccccagccccgcacccccTTGCGCCGCAGCCGCCAGCAGCCCCCCAAG CCGGACGTGGAGGAGGTGGTGCGGGACGGCACCGGGCACATGGTGACGTGGACGGGCTCGGGGTTTGCCCGGGTGCGGGATGGTGCCGGCCTGACCTTCCGCGTGGACGACGTGCCCTACCCCATGGACTACGAGCTGCTGCTGCGCTACGAACCTGAG TCTGCCGAGGACTGGGAGGCCGTGGTCGGCGTCAGCTCCCAGGTGTTGCCCACCAGCCCTCGCTGCGGGAACCTGCTGCCCTCCGAGCAGATGTACCGTGAGAGCCTGCCCCACAGCCagag GTATGTGCTGCTGTCCCGGCCCTTCTGCTTTGAGCCCAGCACCCCCTACGAGGTGACCATGCGGCTTCAACGGGCCGGTGTCACCCAGCGCCACCCCAGCGCCTTCATTCTCATCGACTCG CTGGTGCTCCTGCCGCGGGTGTCGGAGCTGCCGGGATTCCATGGGGCGGAGGCAGCGGCAGCGGCGCGCCGGGAGGAGCTGGAGCGGTACCGGTGCCTGGAGGCTTTTCGCAtggtccccccaccccccctggCCCAGGCCTGCGCCCGCCTGGTCTGCAGCGTCTCAGCCCTGCTGCACGGCGGGGCGATCC CCTGCCAGTGCGACCCGCAGGGCTCCCGCAGCAGCGAGTGCCAGGCGCAGGGAGGGCAGTGCGAGTGCAAGCCCCACGTCCTCGGCCGGCGCTGCGACCGCTGCGCCCCAGGCAGCTACGGTTTCgggcccctgggctgcagcc cctgctcctgctccctggaGGGCTCGCTGTCACAGCTGTGCGACGCGGTGAGCGGGCAGTGCCGGTGCCAGCCCGGTACCGTGGGCCGGCAGTGTGACCAGTGCCAGCCTGGCCACTGGGGCTTCCCCACCTGCCGGCCCTGCCAGTGCAATGGGCACGCTGAGGAGTGCGACCCCCGgacgggcagctgcctgcactgccgCGACCACACTGCCGGTCGGCACTGTGAGAG GTGCCAGGACGGTTACTACGGGGATCCAGTTCTGGGCTCGGGGCAGCAGTGCcggccctgcccctgccccggctACCCCGGCACACGGCACTACCACGGGAGTGCCTGCCACGCTGACGAGGAGACCAACCACATCATCTGCCTCTGCGCACCCGGATACACCG GGCCCCGCTGCGACCGCTGCTCCCCCGGCTACTTTGGGGCACCAGAGACGGAGGGGGGGGTGTGCCGGCCCTGCCAGTGCAACAACAACATCGATGCCAGCGACCCGGGGGCCTGTGACCCCCACACGGGGcactgcctgcgctgcctgtaCCACACCACCGGGCCCCGGTGTGCCCACTGCCAGCCCGGCTACTACGGCAATGCCCTGCAGCGCAGCTGCCGGC GCTGCGGCTGCGACCCACGGGGAACCCTGGCCTCCCACTGCACCGCTGGCGGCTGCACCTGCGACCGTGGCACAGGCGCCTGCGCCTGCCGGCCCAACGTGCTGGGCAAGAGCTGCGACCGCTGCGCACCCCACTTCTGGAGCCTGGGGGGGCCAGGGGGCTGCGAGCCCTGCGGCTGCCACCCTACGCGTGCCCTGCACCCCGCCTGTGATGCG GTGACGGGGCAGTGCCAGTGCCGGCCTGGCTTCGGGGGCCGTGTCTGCTCCCAGTGCCAGGAGCATCACTGGGGAGACCCCGAGCGGGAATGCCGAG CCTGTGAGTGCGAGCCGCTGGGCGCTGAGAGCCTGCAGTGTGAGCAGGCCAGTGGGCAGTGCCAGTGCCGGCCGGGCTTCGGGGGGCTGCGCTGTGACCGCTGCCAGCGGGGCCACCAGGACGCCTTTCCCCGCTGCTCGCCTTGCCACCCCTGCTTCGGGCGCTGGGACCCGGCCCTGGTCAGCCTGCAGGACGGGCTGCGGCGCCTGGGGGCACAGGCACGGGCGCTGCGGGAGGGGGGCTCCATGCCCCCGCTCAGCCCCCGTCGCCTGCGGGTGCTGGAGGAGGCGCTGGGACGCGTGGAGCGGCTGCTGGGTGAggggggcagccccggcggCCCCCTCCTCGATGAGCTGCCCAGGTGGCTGGACAGCACCAG GATGGAGCTAGATGACTTCTGGAAGCAGCTCCAAGAGCTGGAGCGACATCTGGATCAGCTGGCGCAGGCAGATGTGCGGCACCGTGATCAGCTAGCCGGGCTGAGCCACGAGCTAGGGGGTCTCAACCGAACTGCCTCCCACCTCCAAATCCTCCTCGGCACTGTGACGGCGGCTGGATTCCGCG AGTCTTACCGCAGCATCCTGGTATCGGCGAAGGACTCGCGGCAGGCAGAGGCATTGGCCAACGGCACAGCCAGCGAGCTGAATGCAGCACAGGCGATGCGGCGGGCAGCCGAGCGGGCGCTGCGGCAGCGGGGCAATGCTTTCCGCCGTGGCATGGCTGCGGCACGGAAATCCTTGCGGGAGGTGCAGAAACGGGTGATGGGACTCAGCGTTGCCAGAATCAATGAGAAG ATTTGTGGGGTGCCTGGGGACCGGAGCTGCGAGCAAGCGCCTTGCGGAGGAGCTTTGTGCCAGGACAGCGTGGGGACACGGCGTTGCGGCGGCATGGGCTGCACAGGGGCACTGCCTGTCTCAGCTCAAGCCTTGAGCAGTGCCCGTAACGCCTcgcagcagctggaggtggcGTTGGGGCAGCTGGGTGTTGTGGTGCAGAAG aCACAGGAGGTGCAGGAGCTGGCGCGGGGGGCGCGGAGCCGGGCGGAGGAGGTGCTGGGGCGCTCGCAGGCTGCCCGCAGCCGTGCGGAGAAGGCGACGGCCCAGCTGCGGGACTTCATCCGCCGCATCAAGGCCTTCCTGGCAG AGGAGGGAGCTGACCCAGGCAGCATCGAGCTGGTGGCCCGGCAGGTGCTGAAcatctccctgcccagcagccccagccggatccaggagctgctgcgggAGATGCGGGAGAGCATCGGCCAGCTGGAGGGGGTGGACATGGTGCTCAACAGCACGGTGCAGGGGCTGGCCACGGCACAGGGGCTACTGGTGCAGGGACAGAACGCCAG GGAGCGAGCAGAGGGCGTGAGGGATGATCTGGCGGGGACACAGCGGACGCTGGAGGTGGCGCAGGCACAGGCGACAGCGGCGGGGAGTGCCCTGCGGAGCGCCAGGGATGCCATCCAGGCAGCCGAGAGCAGAGCCAAGGAG GCGGAGCGCAGGCTGCAGGCGCTGGAGGGGAAGGAGTCGCGGGTGCAGCAgcggctgcaggagctggcgCAGCGCGTCACTgccctgcaggagcagggccgggatgcCCGCCGCATAGCCCAGCAAGCCAAGGATGGAGCACAACGCGCCACTGCTGCCTCGGGAACACTCAGCCAG GACCTGGCGCAGGTGACACAGCGCTACGTGGTGCTGAAGGGCCGGGTGAATGGGCTGGATGGGGCGTCCGGCGGGGCCCTGCAGCGCGTGACACGGCTGACGGCGGAGGCCCAGGACCTCCTGGAcaaggccagcagcagccagaggaagCTGGAAG agctggagcagcacTTCGGGGCCAACGAGCGGGTGATGGCAGCGAAGGCAACGCGACTGCAGGCATTGGAGCAGCAGGTctgggggctgctggaggagatcCGGGAGAGGGCCAACGCTTACGCCACCTGCTAG